From the Temnothorax longispinosus isolate EJ_2023e chromosome 6, Tlon_JGU_v1, whole genome shotgun sequence genome, one window contains:
- the Shams gene encoding glucoside xylosyltransferase 1 produces the protein MKSVYKLFLLCLILAALIILLNVTANFSNKVYDQPAASRERLALTRKSSPGGASASAGEVTICVVVCGDRLHEALTMLKSALVFASRPLQFVILAEQNLIPAFSEKLSEWRLISNKTFDFLVRPITFPDGSDVAMWKKLFKPCAAQRLFLPTVLNDTDAVLYVDTDTLFLAPPEKVWDEFRKMNASQLAALSPEHEDPNTGWYNRFAKHPYYGKLGVNSGVMLMNLTRMREFRWTEYVIPIHKEYRLKITWGDQDIINIIFHYHPEKLYVYSCRYNYRPDHCMYMSVCAEAEREGALVLHGSRGTFHSQKQPPFKAVYRAMQEYQLNTDPYDELLVPMRNYLAMEDKSNCGHVSKVFIIQPELHLAARNF, from the exons ATGAAATCCGTATACAAGTTGTTCCTGCTGTGCCTTATCCTCGCCGCGCTGATAATCCTGCTCAACGTGACCGCCAATTTCTCCAATAAGGTATACGACCAGCCGGCCGCGAGCAGGGAGCGCCTGGCGCTCACGAGGAAGTCATCCCCGGGTGGCGCGTCCGCGTCCGCGGGCGAGGTGACGATATGCGTGGTGGTGTGCGGGGACAGGCTGCACGAGGCCCTGACCATGCTGAAATCGGCGCTGGTCTTCGCCAGCAGGCCCCTGCAGTTCGTCATACTGGCGGAGCAGAATCTGATACCGGCCTTCAGCGAGAAGCTGTCGGAGTGGCGGCTCATATCTAATAAGACCTTCGACTTCCTGGTGCGGCCCATCACCTTCCCGGACGGCAGCGACGTGGCCATGTGGAAGAAGCTGTTCAAGCCCTGCGCAGCGCAACGACTGTTCCTACCG ACCGTGCTGAACGACACAGACGCGGTGCTCTACGTGGACACGGACACCCTGTTCTTGGCGCCGCCGGAGAAGGTCTGGGACGAGTTCAGGAAGATGAACGCCAGCCAGCTGGCGGCCCTTAGTCCGGAGCACGAGGATCCCAACACCGGCTGGTACAATCGATTCGCCAAGCATCCGTATTACGGCAAGCTCGGCGTCAATTCCGGGGTGATGCTGATGAATCTGACGAGAATGAGGGAGTTCCGGTGGACGGAATACGTGATTCCCATTCACAAGGAGTACAGACTGAAGATAACCTGGGGCGACCAAGATATCATCAACATAATATTCCATTATCATCCGGAGAAGCTGTACGTTTACTCGTGCCGTTACAACTATCGGCCGGACCACTGCATGTACATGTCGGTGTGCGCGGAAGCGGAGAGGGAAGGCGCTCTGGTGCTGCACGGCTCGCGCGGCACGTTCCACTCGCAGAAGCAGCCGCCCTTCAAGGCGGTCTATCGGGCCATGCAGGAGTACCAGCTGAACACGGACCCGTACGACGAGCTGCTCGTGCCGATGAGGAATTACCTGGCGATGGAGGACAAGTCCAACTGCGGCCACGTCTCGAAGGTGTTCATCATCCAGCCGGAGCTACATCTGGCTGCCCGTAACTTCTAA